From the genome of Pelobacter propionicus DSM 2379, one region includes:
- a CDS encoding KdsC family phosphatase, producing MQEKLKKIKLLLLDVDGVMTDGGIVFDGNGLETKVFNVKDGHGIKMLQRYGIQVGVITGRTSAVVDIRTRELGIELVYQGALKKMESYADVKQKTGLDDCQVAYMGDDVIDVPVMRRVGFAAAPPDALPEVLAVADYVSSRSGGRGAVREVCDLILKGRGFWPEIATRYEL from the coding sequence ATGCAGGAGAAACTTAAAAAGATCAAACTACTGCTCCTGGATGTGGACGGCGTCATGACCGATGGCGGTATCGTGTTTGACGGCAACGGCCTGGAAACCAAGGTCTTCAACGTCAAGGACGGCCATGGTATCAAGATGCTCCAGCGTTACGGGATCCAAGTGGGAGTCATTACCGGCAGAACCTCGGCCGTGGTGGATATCAGAACCCGTGAACTGGGCATCGAACTGGTGTACCAGGGGGCTCTCAAGAAGATGGAAAGCTATGCCGACGTGAAGCAGAAAACCGGTCTGGATGACTGTCAGGTCGCTTACATGGGGGACGACGTCATTGATGTTCCGGTTATGAGGCGGGTCGGTTTTGCGGCCGCTCCTCCTGATGCGCTGCCGGAGGTGCTGGCCGTTGCCGACTATGTGTCATCCCGCTCCGGCGGAAGGGGTGCGGTGCGAGAGGTATGCGATCTTATCCTCAAGGGGCGTGGCTTCTGGCCTGAAATCGCCACGCGCTATGAGTTGTGA
- the lptC gene encoding LPS export ABC transporter periplasmic protein LptC, which produces MVSSRNIRLALALLVVTAVIGIVAAIFLNGSKPAPSEPVSPQTPRNVDLALRDARFTEVRNGATVWTIVAERAEYIKEGEVANLSGIRMLFVKRPGTGNITVTAERGTYSTKSRNVTLRGTVHMTTDSGIVFDTETLDYHAATSRFVTNDSVTFRQQRMTLTARGMDLDVDGQVVRFHSAVDAIVKRR; this is translated from the coding sequence ATGGTATCGTCCCGGAACATCAGGCTTGCACTGGCCCTTCTTGTCGTGACGGCGGTCATCGGTATCGTGGCTGCTATCTTCCTGAACGGCTCCAAACCGGCCCCGTCGGAGCCGGTTTCCCCGCAGACTCCCCGCAATGTCGATTTAGCCCTTCGCGACGCACGCTTCACCGAGGTGCGTAACGGCGCTACCGTCTGGACCATTGTGGCCGAGCGTGCCGAGTACATCAAGGAGGGGGAAGTTGCTAACCTTAGCGGCATCCGCATGCTGTTCGTCAAGAGGCCCGGTACGGGAAATATCACGGTAACTGCCGAGAGGGGAACCTACTCCACGAAGAGCAGAAACGTCACCTTGCGTGGCACGGTGCACATGACGACGGATTCGGGTATCGTGTTCGATACTGAGACCCTCGACTATCATGCCGCCACGTCACGTTTCGTAACGAATGATTCGGTAACCTTCCGCCAACAGCGCATGACGCTGACCGCACGGGGCATGGATCTGGATGTGGACGGCCAGGTGGTCCGCTTCCACAGTGCGGTTGATGCGATTGTGAAACGGCGATAG
- the lptA gene encoding lipopolysaccharide transport periplasmic protein LptA translates to MTCIQLVTLLLLAVPLLAAPADGGVSRKDRSNLPITIKASQLTADNKGKKAVFTGKVVAKQGDITIFSDKLTIHYGTNKNEVEKIEADGNVRIVQENRVGSAAHAVYDSKEGKITLSGGTPRVTQGADSTTGKIITYLIDDERSTVTGDAGAPVVTIIHPRERKNNDAPR, encoded by the coding sequence ATGACATGTATCCAGCTGGTCACCCTGCTTCTCCTGGCAGTTCCTCTTCTGGCGGCTCCTGCCGATGGCGGGGTGTCACGTAAAGATCGCTCGAACCTGCCCATCACCATTAAGGCTAGTCAGTTGACGGCCGACAACAAGGGCAAGAAGGCTGTCTTTACCGGAAAGGTGGTTGCGAAACAGGGAGATATCACTATCTTCTCCGACAAGCTGACCATCCACTATGGCACCAACAAGAACGAGGTGGAGAAGATCGAGGCCGACGGCAACGTGCGCATCGTTCAGGAAAACCGTGTCGGTAGCGCCGCTCACGCCGTTTACGACAGCAAGGAAGGAAAAATTACCCTCAGCGGCGGTACCCCCCGAGTCACCCAGGGAGCCGACTCCACCACCGGAAAGATCATCACCTATCTGATCGATGATGAGCGGAGTACCGTTACCGGGGATGCCGGCGCGCCGGTTGTGACGATTATCCACCCCAGGGAGAGGAAGAACAATGACGCTCCCCGCTGA
- the lptB gene encoding LPS export ABC transporter ATP-binding protein, whose amino-acid sequence MTLPADKGLRLWSEGLRKRYGDRQVVSGVDLSIQAGTVVGLLGPNGAGKTTTFYMVVGLTQPSEGRVFLGDSDITGLPMYQRARRGIGYLPQEASVFRKLSVTDNLLAILEVVEPDRATRISRMEQLLEEFGISHIADVKGYALSGGERRRVEIARALITNPAFILLDEPFAGIDPIAVSEIQKLIVTLKERNIGVLISDHNVRETLGVCDLAYIMSDGAVLECGTPEEIASSRKAREIYLGDGFRL is encoded by the coding sequence ATGACGCTCCCCGCTGACAAGGGTTTGCGGCTCTGGTCCGAGGGGTTGCGTAAACGGTATGGCGACCGCCAGGTCGTCAGCGGTGTCGACCTCTCCATCCAGGCGGGGACGGTTGTCGGCCTGCTGGGCCCCAACGGGGCCGGAAAGACCACGACCTTTTACATGGTGGTCGGCCTGACGCAGCCAAGCGAGGGCAGGGTTTTCCTGGGCGACAGCGACATAACCGGACTGCCCATGTACCAGCGCGCACGGCGTGGCATCGGCTACCTTCCCCAGGAAGCCTCCGTCTTTCGGAAGCTGTCCGTGACCGATAACCTGCTGGCGATACTGGAAGTGGTGGAACCGGACCGGGCAACCCGTATCAGCCGCATGGAACAGCTGCTTGAGGAGTTCGGCATCAGCCATATCGCCGATGTCAAGGGGTATGCCCTCTCAGGCGGAGAGCGCCGACGGGTCGAGATCGCCCGTGCGCTGATCACCAATCCCGCGTTTATCCTCCTGGATGAACCATTCGCAGGCATCGATCCCATTGCAGTGTCGGAAATCCAGAAACTGATCGTAACCCTCAAGGAACGAAATATCGGTGTGCTGATCTCGGACCACAACGTGCGCGAAACGCTTGGAGTGTGCGACCTGGCGTATATCATGAGCGACGGCGCGGTTCTGGAGTGCGGAACCCCGGAGGAGATCGCGTCCAGTCGCAAGGCGCGGGAGATTTACCTGGGAGACGGATTCCGTTTGTAG
- the rpoN gene encoding RNA polymerase factor sigma-54, whose product MALEMRQQIKMTQQLVMTPQLQQAIKLLQLTRIELQDVVRQELEENPLLEEAGEPEEGGDPESVDAPEKEAEPPAETDEFREVEAGDDTLRDWDSYLDGYNYSSGEQYSGDDDRPSFESLLTRKGTLIDHLLWQLHMGHFLPDQVRIGEEIIGNIDEGGYLRSTIEEIGQACDVPEDDVLAVLKHIQEFDPTGVGARDLRECLLIQARFLGMQGGVVERILQNHLKALETRNYKLIARDLGVDLHQVHIAAKIIGGLDPRPGRLFGSDETHYISPDIFVSKLGDDYVVMLNEEGLPNLKVSHFYSEARSSGSVDSRAEEYIGEKIRSALWLIKSIQQRQRTIYKVAKSIVRFQREFLDYGIEYLRPLVLRDVADDIGMHESTISRVTTNKYMQTPQGLYELKYFFNSGLATSGGDFVASESVKTRIREIIEKEDPRKPLSDQKIAEMLMAEKVTIARRTVTKYRELLRLGSSSERKRHF is encoded by the coding sequence ATGGCTTTGGAGATGCGCCAACAAATAAAGATGACCCAGCAGCTGGTGATGACACCCCAGTTGCAGCAGGCCATCAAGCTGCTCCAGTTGACCCGTATCGAACTTCAGGATGTGGTGCGTCAGGAGTTGGAGGAGAATCCGCTTCTCGAAGAAGCTGGCGAGCCGGAGGAGGGGGGGGATCCCGAGTCGGTTGACGCCCCGGAAAAGGAAGCGGAACCGCCTGCGGAGACGGACGAATTCCGCGAGGTGGAAGCGGGCGATGACACCCTGCGCGACTGGGACAGTTACCTGGACGGGTATAACTACAGTTCCGGTGAGCAGTACAGCGGCGATGACGATCGCCCATCCTTCGAGAGTCTGTTGACCCGCAAGGGGACGCTGATTGATCACCTGCTCTGGCAACTGCACATGGGGCATTTCCTCCCCGATCAGGTGCGCATCGGCGAGGAGATCATCGGCAACATCGACGAGGGTGGATATCTGCGCTCCACGATTGAGGAAATAGGGCAGGCCTGTGACGTCCCCGAAGATGATGTCCTGGCGGTGCTGAAACATATCCAGGAGTTCGATCCCACCGGTGTCGGTGCTCGGGACCTGCGCGAGTGTCTGCTGATCCAGGCCCGTTTTCTTGGCATGCAGGGCGGTGTCGTCGAACGAATCCTGCAGAACCATCTCAAGGCGCTGGAAACGCGCAACTATAAGTTGATTGCCCGCGATTTGGGAGTCGACCTGCATCAGGTGCATATCGCCGCCAAGATAATTGGCGGACTGGACCCCCGGCCAGGCAGGCTCTTCGGTTCCGATGAAACGCACTACATCTCGCCCGACATCTTCGTCTCCAAGCTGGGGGACGACTATGTGGTCATGCTCAATGAGGAAGGGCTGCCGAACCTCAAGGTCAGCCACTTCTATTCTGAAGCGCGCAGCAGCGGCTCCGTGGACTCCCGTGCCGAGGAGTACATCGGGGAAAAGATCCGCTCTGCCCTTTGGCTGATCAAGAGCATTCAGCAGCGCCAGCGAACCATCTACAAGGTCGCCAAAAGTATCGTCCGCTTCCAGCGCGAATTCCTCGATTACGGCATCGAATACTTGCGTCCCCTGGTGCTGCGCGATGTGGCCGATGATATCGGCATGCACGAATCCACCATCAGCCGCGTCACCACGAACAAGTACATGCAGACCCCTCAGGGATTGTATGAACTCAAGTACTTCTTCAACAGCGGGCTTGCCACCAGCGGTGGGGATTTCGTCGCCTCGGAGAGTGTTAAGACCCGTATTCGTGAGATAATAGAAAAGGAAGATCCGCGCAAACCGCTGTCAGACCAGAAAATTGCCGAGATGCTCATGGCTGAGAAGGTCACTATCGCCAGGAGGACCGTAACCAAGTACCGTGAGCTGCTCAGGCTCGGTTCCTCGTCGGAGCGCAAACGACATTTCTGA
- the hpf gene encoding ribosome hibernation-promoting factor, HPF/YfiA family, whose amino-acid sequence MQITTTFRHMEQSEALKSYAEEKLDRVKKYIDEPITAQVFFSVEKKIRHIVEIVITAKGISTKASEATSDMYAAVDAVIDKIERQLKRYKEKIKAHKPSTDGNGRQISKKIFEAESIDSSSEPVVISTKIETAKPMSIEEAVMQMDLLHKDFIVFTDAGSSNINVLYRRKDGNYGIIEPQQS is encoded by the coding sequence ATGCAGATAACCACGACATTCAGACACATGGAGCAGAGTGAGGCCCTCAAGTCCTACGCCGAGGAGAAACTTGACCGGGTGAAGAAGTATATCGACGAGCCGATCACCGCTCAGGTCTTTTTTAGCGTTGAGAAGAAGATCCGTCACATCGTCGAGATCGTCATCACCGCCAAGGGAATCAGCACAAAGGCTTCCGAGGCGACCAGCGACATGTACGCCGCCGTCGATGCCGTGATCGACAAGATCGAACGCCAGCTCAAGCGCTACAAGGAAAAGATCAAGGCCCACAAGCCGAGCACCGACGGGAATGGCCGCCAGATCTCCAAGAAAATCTTCGAGGCCGAGAGCATTGACAGCAGCTCCGAGCCGGTGGTCATCAGCACGAAAATCGAAACCGCCAAGCCCATGTCCATCGAAGAGGCTGTCATGCAGATGGATCTGCTGCACAAGGACTTTATCGTGTTCACCGATGCCGGCAGCAGCAACATCAATGTCCTCTACCGCCGCAAGGACGGCAATTACGGCATCATCGAGCCGCAGCAGTCCTAA
- the hprK gene encoding HPr(Ser) kinase/phosphatase: MEGISLSIQELLDDQEYGLGLTLLAGKRGLTNRVVSSRIQKPGLALTGYTEHFHPDRVQVLGNTEISYLSKLDSHLAAECVRTVCSFPISCFIITTGLVPPPFLLETVEAAGIPTLNTSLKSSTFISLLTKFLEERLLPTTHLHGVLVEVLGVGILLTGKSGIGKSECALDLIIRGHRLVADDMVYIKKKMPATLVGQSEKSIQHLMEIRGLGIINIKDLYGVSSIREKKIVDMLLELKEWDPDQEYDRLGLDDHSTTILGVDIPHIIIPVRPGRNLGSIIEVAARNFLLKGMGYHSALDFQNRLLARLEVRPLGNEVE; this comes from the coding sequence GTGGAAGGAATCAGTCTCAGCATACAGGAGCTTCTCGATGACCAGGAGTACGGTCTCGGGTTGACGCTCCTCGCCGGCAAACGTGGCTTGACCAACCGGGTGGTCAGTTCCCGAATCCAGAAGCCGGGCCTGGCCTTGACCGGCTATACGGAACATTTTCACCCCGACCGGGTACAGGTCCTCGGGAATACGGAGATATCCTACCTCAGTAAACTCGACAGCCACCTGGCCGCGGAGTGCGTCAGGACGGTGTGCTCCTTCCCCATATCCTGCTTCATTATTACCACGGGGCTCGTTCCTCCCCCTTTTCTCCTTGAAACGGTAGAGGCTGCCGGTATCCCGACGCTGAACACGTCGCTCAAATCATCCACGTTTATTTCCCTGCTTACCAAGTTTCTGGAGGAGAGGCTGCTACCCACCACCCACCTGCATGGCGTGCTGGTGGAGGTGCTGGGCGTCGGCATCCTGCTGACCGGAAAGAGCGGCATCGGAAAGAGTGAGTGCGCCCTTGACCTGATCATACGGGGACACCGCCTGGTTGCCGACGACATGGTCTACATCAAGAAGAAGATGCCGGCCACACTGGTGGGACAATCGGAAAAGTCCATTCAGCACCTCATGGAGATCCGTGGGCTGGGAATCATCAATATAAAGGATCTGTACGGCGTGTCCTCGATCCGCGAGAAGAAGATTGTTGACATGCTCCTGGAGCTCAAAGAGTGGGATCCGGATCAGGAGTACGACCGTCTGGGACTGGACGACCACAGTACGACGATCCTGGGCGTTGACATCCCCCACATCATCATTCCCGTCCGGCCTGGCCGGAACCTCGGCTCCATCATCGAGGTAGCGGCCAGGAACTTCCTGCTCAAGGGGATGGGCTATCACTCGGCCCTGGATTTCCAGAACCGCCTCCTGGCGCGACTGGAAGTGCGGCCGCTGGGAAACGAGGTGGAATAG
- the rapZ gene encoding RNase adapter RapZ: MRIIVITGMSGSGKSTAVRALEDEGFYCIDNLPMRLFRPFVELIEKSGDSYRGIVLVADIRGREFLKGFENTFQTLRDQGHGVEIFFIDASDDVLIRRFSETRRRHPAEEQCTVSEGIRIERERLSTLRQMATRIIDSSDFNVHQLKELILRIVRGEDAETPMVIEIKSFGFRYGIPLESSIVMDVRFLPNPFFVPRLKPGSGLDDEVREYILDNPKTATFLDCFFPMLDMLVPAHRQEGKYYLTISIGCTGGRHRSVAIAEATAMYLRADWPTVRITHRDIEKGQQ; the protein is encoded by the coding sequence ATGAGGATTATCGTCATCACCGGCATGTCCGGTTCGGGCAAGTCCACGGCGGTCAGGGCGCTGGAGGACGAGGGCTTCTACTGCATCGACAACCTTCCCATGCGCCTGTTCCGGCCCTTTGTGGAGCTGATCGAGAAATCGGGCGATTCCTACCGGGGAATCGTCCTTGTTGCCGATATACGTGGGCGCGAATTCCTGAAAGGATTCGAAAACACGTTCCAGACGTTGCGCGACCAAGGGCACGGCGTTGAGATCTTTTTCATCGATGCCTCCGATGACGTGCTCATCCGGCGCTTCTCGGAGACACGGCGCCGTCACCCGGCGGAGGAGCAGTGCACCGTCTCCGAGGGGATCAGGATCGAGCGGGAGCGGCTGTCCACCCTGCGCCAGATGGCCACCAGGATCATCGATAGCTCGGATTTCAACGTGCATCAGCTGAAGGAACTGATCCTGCGCATCGTGCGTGGAGAGGATGCCGAGACTCCGATGGTGATCGAGATCAAGTCGTTCGGATTCCGCTATGGCATCCCGCTGGAGTCGTCGATTGTCATGGATGTGCGTTTCCTGCCCAATCCTTTCTTCGTGCCGCGGCTGAAGCCCGGTTCCGGACTGGATGACGAGGTGCGCGAGTACATTCTGGACAACCCCAAGACAGCCACCTTTCTGGACTGCTTTTTCCCCATGCTTGACATGCTTGTTCCCGCGCATCGCCAGGAGGGGAAATACTATCTGACCATCTCCATCGGTTGTACCGGCGGGAGGCATCGCTCGGTGGCCATTGCCGAGGCCACGGCCATGTACCTGCGTGCGGACTGGCCCACGGTACGCATTACTCACAGGGATATTGAAAAGGGACAGCAATGA
- a CDS encoding PTS sugar transporter subunit IIA, translating into MTGLVLVTHAGLASALYRSAEMIVGPIECCEQVEVTPGEHADDIMSRVVAAVEKSSADGAIIMTDLFGGTPSNMAMSFLKDGQVEVLTGVNLPMVIEFCSKRELMGVGELTAELQKCGREAILIPGDFLK; encoded by the coding sequence ATGACAGGTTTAGTACTCGTTACCCATGCGGGGTTGGCAAGCGCACTGTATCGCTCGGCGGAAATGATCGTCGGGCCGATCGAATGCTGCGAGCAGGTGGAAGTGACGCCGGGAGAACATGCCGATGACATCATGTCCCGCGTGGTCGCCGCGGTTGAAAAGTCGTCCGCCGATGGCGCGATCATCATGACCGACCTGTTCGGCGGGACTCCATCAAACATGGCGATGTCGTTTCTTAAGGACGGGCAGGTTGAGGTGCTGACCGGGGTCAACCTTCCCATGGTGATCGAATTCTGCTCCAAGCGCGAACTCATGGGGGTGGGAGAACTGACCGCCGAACTGCAGAAGTGCGGCAGGGAGGCTATCCTCATCCCCGGTGATTTTCTCAAATAG
- a CDS encoding polysaccharide deacetylase family protein, which produces MIAKKRPRVCRDRSGVVAVVRLMRPFACALLMLFCGNLPAVAGSEPTLESIREQLSLEFRGRVPREWGERVKGVHTRLKTSDRVVALTLDACGSPRGKGVDSALLAFLERERIPATLFINARWIDANPTLFRQLAANPLFEIANHGLHHRPASVSGRSAYGIAGTGNVGELVEEIEGNARKIGALTGVRPRVYRSGTAYYDDLAVEVSRRLGHAVAGFSVLGDAGATFRRAQVRDALLSAHAGDIVLLHMNHPEGETAAGVIDALPELLRRGFRFVKLSDYPLE; this is translated from the coding sequence ATGATTGCGAAGAAACGTCCGCGGGTCTGCCGCGACAGGAGCGGTGTTGTTGCGGTAGTTCGCCTGATGCGTCCATTCGCCTGCGCCCTGCTCATGCTCTTCTGCGGAAATCTCCCCGCCGTCGCCGGGTCGGAACCCACGCTGGAGTCGATTCGGGAACAGCTCAGCCTGGAGTTTCGCGGACGTGTCCCGCGGGAGTGGGGCGAGCGGGTGAAGGGAGTGCACACAAGGCTGAAGACTTCCGACAGGGTGGTTGCGCTCACCCTGGATGCCTGCGGCAGTCCCCGGGGCAAGGGAGTTGATTCCGCCCTGCTGGCCTTCCTGGAGCGGGAGCGGATACCGGCCACGCTCTTCATCAATGCCCGCTGGATCGACGCCAATCCCACCCTGTTCAGGCAGCTGGCCGCCAATCCACTCTTCGAGATAGCCAACCATGGATTGCATCACCGTCCCGCCTCGGTTTCCGGGCGTTCCGCGTACGGAATTGCCGGTACCGGGAACGTGGGCGAACTGGTGGAAGAGATCGAGGGCAATGCCCGCAAGATAGGTGCCCTGACCGGTGTCCGCCCCCGTGTGTATCGTTCGGGCACCGCCTATTACGATGACCTGGCCGTGGAGGTTTCCAGACGGTTGGGGCATGCGGTGGCCGGTTTTTCCGTTCTTGGCGATGCCGGAGCCACCTTTCGCAGGGCACAGGTCAGGGATGCGCTGCTCAGTGCCCACGCGGGTGACATTGTGCTCCTGCACATGAACCACCCGGAGGGGGAAACCGCGGCCGGAGTGATTGATGCCCTGCCTGAGTTGCTGAGGCGTGGATTCCGTTTCGTCAAACTGTCCGACTACCCCCTGGAGTAG
- a CDS encoding HPr family phosphocarrier protein yields the protein MLQNEFQIVNKLGLHARASALFVKTASRFTSDIKLSKEGVEVNGKSIMGIMMLAASKGVTVCLTVDGADEAEAMAAMGELIVNGFGEE from the coding sequence ATGCTCCAGAATGAATTTCAGATCGTCAACAAGCTTGGGCTGCATGCCCGGGCATCGGCGCTGTTCGTCAAGACCGCCAGCCGTTTTACGTCCGATATCAAGCTCTCCAAGGAAGGGGTGGAGGTGAACGGCAAGAGCATCATGGGCATCATGATGTTAGCCGCGTCGAAAGGGGTTACCGTCTGTTTGACCGTCGATGGCGCCGACGAGGCGGAGGCCATGGCAGCCATGGGAGAGTTGATCGTCAATGGATTCGGCGAAGAATAA
- the ptsP gene encoding phosphoenolpyruvate--protein phosphotransferase, producing the protein MDSAKNNSMLRFSGIAASPGVSVGRLRVVDRRHISVDEYAVRGEAVTAEEERLKAGIARTRDELSQLKETLRETAGDDHLFFIDTHLLILSDERLFSEAVAHITTDRINAEGALRRTLQKYREYFAGIDDPYLRERINDVETVIDKILRNIAGEPHAPIVPDGDQTIIVAHDISPADILQMDRERIIGFVTEIGGRTSHASILARAFELPAVVGVEGVADKPLDGMPAILDGLSGTVIVNPDSSTFLEHLQRKRHYEYVESGLLRLAELPPETRDGQRILLKGNVEVPEEGPSVLRHGGEGVGLYRTEMLFMNRREMPEEEEQYQAYAAMQRAVEPHPLTIRTLDAGGDKLLDGLQHPTEQNPALGVRAIRLALRMPEEFKKQLRAILRVSAAGDVRIMFPMISCLDELRSARAVLEQAKAELDDAGIPFDRHIQVGIMIEVPSAVVVSDLLARESDFFSVGTNDLIQYTLAIDRSNEHLVSLYQPLHPAVLRSLRTVVEAARGAGIPACICGEMAGDPLYLPVLLGLGFGELSMGAGSIPRVKQMLRRCDMNQAAEVASACFAFSTAEQVDLFLRNAIATTFSDTLD; encoded by the coding sequence ATGGATTCGGCGAAGAATAACAGCATGCTCAGGTTCAGCGGTATCGCCGCATCGCCCGGAGTTTCCGTGGGCAGACTGCGTGTCGTCGACCGACGCCATATCTCCGTTGACGAGTACGCTGTCAGAGGGGAAGCCGTTACCGCCGAGGAGGAGCGCCTGAAGGCGGGGATTGCCCGCACCAGGGACGAACTGAGCCAGCTCAAGGAAACGCTCAGGGAAACCGCCGGCGACGATCACCTCTTTTTTATCGATACCCACCTGCTGATCCTGTCCGATGAACGTCTCTTCAGCGAAGCTGTGGCGCATATCACTACTGACCGGATAAACGCCGAGGGCGCCCTGCGCCGGACACTCCAGAAGTACCGCGAATACTTTGCCGGCATAGACGACCCCTACCTACGCGAGCGGATCAACGATGTGGAAACGGTCATCGACAAGATCCTGCGCAACATTGCCGGTGAACCCCATGCGCCCATAGTTCCCGATGGCGACCAGACCATCATCGTGGCTCACGACATCTCGCCCGCCGACATCCTGCAGATGGATCGCGAACGCATCATCGGATTCGTCACCGAGATAGGGGGGAGAACATCCCATGCGTCGATCCTGGCACGGGCCTTTGAGTTGCCGGCGGTGGTCGGCGTGGAAGGGGTCGCCGACAAGCCGCTGGATGGAATGCCGGCCATCCTTGACGGTCTCAGCGGCACGGTGATCGTTAACCCCGACAGCAGTACCTTTCTCGAACATCTGCAGCGCAAACGGCACTATGAGTACGTTGAGTCCGGGCTGCTCAGGCTGGCGGAACTGCCGCCCGAAACGCGGGACGGCCAGCGGATCCTGCTCAAGGGTAACGTTGAGGTGCCCGAGGAGGGACCGTCGGTGCTGCGCCATGGCGGCGAAGGGGTCGGCCTGTACCGTACCGAAATGCTCTTCATGAACCGGAGGGAGATGCCCGAGGAGGAAGAACAGTATCAGGCATATGCCGCCATGCAGCGCGCCGTTGAACCCCACCCCCTGACCATCAGGACACTGGACGCTGGAGGCGACAAGCTGCTGGATGGACTGCAGCACCCCACGGAGCAGAATCCCGCCCTGGGTGTTCGCGCCATCCGGCTGGCGTTGCGCATGCCCGAAGAGTTCAAAAAACAGCTGCGGGCGATTCTCAGGGTCAGCGCAGCCGGAGATGTGCGCATCATGTTTCCCATGATCTCCTGTCTGGATGAGTTGCGTAGCGCCCGTGCCGTGCTGGAGCAGGCCAAGGCCGAACTGGATGACGCGGGCATTCCCTTTGACCGCCACATCCAGGTAGGGATCATGATCGAGGTTCCCTCCGCGGTTGTGGTCTCCGATCTGCTGGCCAGGGAATCGGATTTTTTCAGTGTCGGCACCAACGACCTGATCCAGTACACCCTGGCCATTGACCGCTCCAACGAGCATCTGGTTTCGCTGTATCAGCCGCTCCATCCGGCGGTGCTCCGGTCCCTGCGCACGGTGGTGGAGGCCGCCCGCGGGGCCGGCATTCCCGCCTGTATCTGTGGTGAAATGGCCGGTGACCCGCTCTATCTGCCGGTACTGCTCGGGCTTGGCTTCGGAGAACTATCCATGGGCGCCGGTTCCATCCCACGGGTGAAGCAGATGCTGCGCCGTTGCGACATGAATCAGGCTGCCGAGGTCGCCAGCGCCTGCTTCGCGTTTTCCACCGCCGAACAGGTTGACCTGTTCCTCAGGAATGCCATTGCCACCACGTTTTCCGATACCTTGGATTGA
- a CDS encoding prepilin peptidase: MTPQLLFSVFSFILGAVVGSFLNVCICRMPRDESVVSPPSHCPGCGYRIRWYDNIPLVSYLLLRGRCRGCREKISPRYPLVELLNALLSLALFLRFGPTLAFAVLFLFCSALVVITFIDLEHQIIPDEISLPGIVLGFIFSFFLRGHGWLNSLLGILLGGGSLLLVAYGYQLVTGKEGMGGGDIKLLAMMGAFLGWKSIPFIIFVSSLAGSVIGVSLMLIQKKDSKLAIPFGPYLALGALLYVFYGPRLISWYLTLGGLQG; this comes from the coding sequence ATGACGCCGCAGCTCTTGTTTTCGGTCTTTTCCTTTATTCTTGGCGCTGTTGTCGGCTCCTTCCTCAATGTCTGCATCTGCCGCATGCCGCGGGACGAGTCGGTCGTATCGCCCCCCTCCCACTGTCCGGGGTGTGGCTACCGGATTCGTTGGTACGACAATATTCCGCTGGTAAGCTACCTGCTGCTGCGCGGCAGGTGCCGGGGCTGCCGGGAAAAGATATCCCCCCGCTACCCTCTGGTGGAGTTGCTCAACGCCCTTCTGTCTCTGGCGCTTTTTCTCCGCTTCGGGCCGACTCTCGCGTTTGCTGTCCTGTTCCTCTTCTGTTCCGCGCTGGTTGTCATAACCTTTATCGACCTGGAGCATCAGATTATTCCCGACGAGATATCCCTGCCCGGTATCGTGCTCGGTTTCATCTTTTCTTTCTTCCTCAGGGGGCACGGCTGGCTGAACTCGCTTTTGGGCATACTTCTGGGAGGGGGGAGCCTGCTGTTGGTGGCCTACGGTTACCAGTTGGTGACCGGCAAGGAGGGGATGGGGGGCGGTGATATCAAGCTTTTGGCCATGATGGGGGCTTTTCTGGGGTGGAAATCCATCCCGTTCATCATCTTCGTCAGTTCGCTGGCCGGCTCGGTGATCGGCGTTTCCCTGATGCTGATCCAGAAGAAAGATTCGAAGCTGGCCATTCCCTTTGGCCCCTATCTCGCCCTGGGCGCCCTGCTGTACGTTTTTTACGGCCCCCGTCTGATCAGCTGGTACCTCACCCTGGGTGGTCTCCAGGGGTAA